A region of the Roseobacter denitrificans OCh 114 genome:
GACGGATGTGGCGCTTCCCCCAGAGGGGCGTTTGCAGTTTTGCGAAACGCTGCAAGAGGCAGTGGAGCATGCGGACTGGATACAGGAAAGCGTGCCTGAACGCCTTGATATCAAGCATGAAACACTGGCCGACATTCAAAAGATGTGCCGCGCGGATGCGGTGATCGGCTCATCCACATCGGGTTTCAAACCCTCCCAATTGCAAGAGGGCGCGGCACGACCCGGGCAGATCATGGTGTGTCACCCGTTCAACCCGGTTTACCTTTTGCCGCTGGTCGAAGTCGTCACAACACCGGCGAACACCGCTGAAAGCGTGGAGGGCGTCAAGACGCTCTTGCAAGAGGTGGGGATGTATCCGCTGCATCTGAAAAAGGAAATCGACGCGCATGTGGCTGATCGTTTTCTCGAAGCGGTCTGGCGCGAGGCGCTTTGGCTGGTGAAAGACGGCATCGCCACGACCGCTGAAATCGACGATGCGATCCGTTATGGCTTCGGTATTCGCTGGGCGCAGATGGGGCTGTTTGAAACCTATCGGGTTGCGGGCGGAGAAGCCGGCATGAAGCATTTCATGGCCCAATTCGGTCCCGCATTGAAATGGCCCTGGACCAAGCTGATGGATGTGCCGGAGTTTAACGACGATCTTGTTGATCTGATTGCCGGGCAGTCCGACGCGCAATCGGGCGCATATACGATCCAGGAATTGGAACAAATCAGAGACGGTAACCTTGTTGCCATGATGCGTGCGCTCAAAACCCAGAACTGGGGTGTGGGGGCCTTGCTGGCGCAACACGAAGATCGTCTGCGCAACGCGGATGCGGTATCTTCACCCCTCGATCACACCGCACCGGTTGTCACGGGCAACCGTGTCGTGCCGCTGGATTGGACGGATTACAACGGGCATATGAATGAGGCGCGGTATCTGCAGGCTTTCGCGGATGCGACGGACCGTTTCATGGCGATCATCGGCTGCGATGCGGACTATATTGCCGCCGGTCACAGCTATTTCACCGCCGAGACGCACATCCGGCATCTGGATGAGGTGAACGCAGGACAGATCATTCGCATCGAGACAACGGCATTGGGCGGCGGGGGCAAAAAGTTGCATCTG
Encoded here:
- a CDS encoding carnitine 3-dehydrogenase — protein: MTHRAAIIGGGVIGGGWAARFLLNGWDVQVFDPDPEAERKIGQVLANARRSLPGLTDVALPPEGRLQFCETLQEAVEHADWIQESVPERLDIKHETLADIQKMCRADAVIGSSTSGFKPSQLQEGAARPGQIMVCHPFNPVYLLPLVEVVTTPANTAESVEGVKTLLQEVGMYPLHLKKEIDAHVADRFLEAVWREALWLVKDGIATTAEIDDAIRYGFGIRWAQMGLFETYRVAGGEAGMKHFMAQFGPALKWPWTKLMDVPEFNDDLVDLIAGQSDAQSGAYTIQELEQIRDGNLVAMMRALKTQNWGVGALLAQHEDRLRNADAVSSPLDHTAPVVTGNRVVPLDWTDYNGHMNEARYLQAFADATDRFMAIIGCDADYIAAGHSYFTAETHIRHLDEVNAGQIIRIETTALGGGGKKLHLWHEMYVGGKLIATGEHFLLHVDLKTRKAAPASSAVDKALKKWIDAHGKRPLPEGVGRAIRSSAPR